From a single Aggregatilinea lenta genomic region:
- a CDS encoding Vgb family protein, giving the protein MSIKNWLRAGVIGLLAAIVLAGAALPVAAQGDAADFEVEEFPVPAGAHPHDVAPAPDGTVWYTAQHQGALGTLDPQTGETRQIPLGPGSAPHGVIVGPDGAAWVTDGGQNAIVRVDPETEEVTVYPLPADRGPANLNTAAFDGDGVLWFTGQNGIYGRLDPETGVMDVFDAPRGRGPYGITATPDGDIYYASLAGSYVGQVDTATGDVTELDPPTPNQGSRRVWSDSEGRIWVSEWNAGNVSMVDPASEEWQTWALPGGGPQPYAVYVDDEDIVWLSDFGANALVRFDPADEAFTVIPLPSAGAQVRQLLGRPGEVWGAESGTDKLVVVRPVEG; this is encoded by the coding sequence ATGTCAATCAAAAACTGGCTGAGGGCGGGCGTCATAGGGCTGCTGGCCGCGATCGTGCTGGCGGGTGCGGCGCTGCCTGTCGCTGCTCAAGGCGACGCAGCGGACTTCGAGGTCGAAGAATTCCCCGTGCCCGCCGGGGCGCACCCGCACGACGTCGCGCCCGCGCCAGACGGAACCGTCTGGTACACGGCGCAGCACCAGGGCGCGCTCGGCACGCTCGATCCCCAGACAGGCGAGACGCGGCAGATCCCGCTCGGCCCAGGATCGGCCCCGCACGGTGTGATCGTCGGGCCGGACGGCGCGGCATGGGTCACGGATGGTGGGCAGAACGCGATCGTGCGTGTGGACCCGGAGACGGAGGAGGTCACGGTCTACCCGCTGCCCGCGGATCGCGGCCCGGCCAACCTCAATACGGCGGCATTCGACGGCGACGGCGTACTGTGGTTCACCGGCCAGAACGGGATCTACGGGCGGCTGGATCCGGAAACCGGAGTCATGGACGTGTTTGACGCGCCGCGCGGGCGCGGACCCTACGGCATCACCGCGACGCCGGACGGCGACATCTACTATGCGTCGCTGGCGGGCAGCTACGTGGGGCAGGTCGATACGGCGACCGGCGACGTGACCGAACTGGACCCGCCGACGCCCAACCAGGGATCGCGCCGCGTCTGGTCCGACTCCGAGGGGCGCATCTGGGTCAGCGAGTGGAACGCAGGCAACGTCTCGATGGTCGATCCCGCGTCCGAGGAATGGCAGACCTGGGCGCTGCCGGGTGGCGGTCCGCAGCCCTACGCCGTCTACGTGGACGACGAGGACATCGTGTGGCTGAGCGACTTCGGCGCCAACGCGTTGGTGCGCTTCGACCCGGCGGACGAGGCGTTCACGGTCATTCCGCTGCCCAGCGCGGGCGCGCAGGTGCGCCAACTGTTGGGGCGCCCCGGCGAAGTGTGGGGCGCGGAGTCCGGCACGGACAAGCTGGTGGTCGTTCGCCCGGTCGAAGGCTGA
- a CDS encoding dienelactone hydrolase family protein, producing the protein MKRLWTGLILGCLLMVPSAALAQGPDDMEITSSDVEVTSGGQAYESYLAAPAEGGSYPGIVLVHSFRGLEEGYRTMTDRFAAQGFVVLAVGWQTFEESPTDDTVDQLLRDSIAFLSAREDVDPERLGLTGFCAGGRYTMLFLPQIEDFGAGVAWYGFPYGGDTQPASLIDQLDAPLLILHGTADSASAIGDIYQYAEALTSASKAFEMKVYYGEPHGFMLVNGELREDEVAQDAMNEMVQFFRRKLG; encoded by the coding sequence ATGAAACGGTTATGGACGGGATTGATCTTGGGCTGCCTGTTGATGGTGCCGAGCGCCGCCCTCGCGCAGGGGCCGGACGACATGGAAATCACGAGCAGCGACGTCGAGGTAACCAGCGGCGGACAGGCATACGAATCGTACCTGGCCGCACCCGCCGAGGGTGGCTCCTACCCCGGCATCGTCCTGGTACACTCCTTCCGTGGGTTGGAAGAAGGCTACCGCACCATGACTGACCGCTTCGCGGCGCAGGGCTTCGTCGTGCTGGCGGTGGGCTGGCAGACCTTCGAGGAAAGCCCGACCGACGACACGGTGGACCAGCTCCTGCGCGACAGCATCGCGTTCCTGTCCGCGCGGGAGGACGTCGATCCGGAGCGCCTGGGGCTAACCGGCTTCTGCGCGGGCGGGCGCTATACCATGCTGTTCCTGCCGCAGATCGAGGACTTCGGCGCGGGCGTGGCGTGGTACGGCTTCCCCTACGGCGGCGATACGCAGCCCGCCAGCCTGATCGACCAGCTTGACGCGCCGCTGCTGATCCTGCACGGCACGGCGGACAGCGCCAGCGCGATCGGCGATATTTACCAGTACGCCGAAGCGCTCACCAGCGCGAGCAAAGCGTTCGAGATGAAGGTTTACTACGGCGAACCGCACGGCTTCATGCTGGTCAACGGCGAACTGCGCGAGGACGAGGTAGCACAGGACGCAATGAACGAAATGGTCCAGTTCTTCCGGCGCAAGCTGGGCTGA
- a CDS encoding GNAT family N-acetyltransferase: protein MLKGKFITLRPVLEADLDALYRHHIDLDTRGDFYPHGIASQTVFRQRFYDTGYWGEKNGMLLIVDADDSIIGEIEFFKTLSYLDEYEIAYRLYGAQHHGKGAMTDALGLMVRYLFKTRQMNRIRLMIHPDNAASARVAEKCGFVFEGTARQVWYNLGRHQDLRVFAILHDDVFPPDEA, encoded by the coding sequence ATGCTCAAGGGTAAGTTCATCACGCTGCGTCCCGTGCTCGAAGCGGACCTGGACGCGCTGTACCGGCATCACATCGACCTCGACACGCGCGGCGACTTCTACCCGCACGGCATCGCGTCGCAGACCGTCTTCAGGCAGCGCTTCTACGACACGGGCTACTGGGGCGAGAAGAACGGCATGCTGCTGATCGTGGATGCCGACGATTCGATCATCGGGGAGATCGAATTTTTCAAGACACTGAGCTATCTGGACGAGTATGAAATCGCCTACCGGCTCTACGGCGCGCAGCACCACGGCAAAGGGGCCATGACCGATGCGCTGGGGCTGATGGTACGCTACCTGTTCAAAACCAGGCAGATGAACCGCATCCGCCTGATGATTCACCCGGACAATGCGGCGTCGGCGCGCGTAGCGGAAAAATGCGGCTTCGTGTTCGAAGGCACTGCGCGGCAGGTGTGGTACAACCTGGGCCGCCACCAGGATCTGCGCGTGTTCGCGATTCTGCACGACGACGTATTCCCGCCCGACGAGGCGTAA
- a CDS encoding ATP-binding protein — translation MVDRILLISEHKKNQRLLSALLEQKYRVLLGAADHLPVEPFDLALVDGVGLTQLADKLAALKGAVAPVFLPVLLVSTRQDVGLITRHLWRTVDEIVYQPVQKIELLARIEILLRARRFSVGLRQSKERAEVILNSSSDVVILADNDGVIQQVNARFRDVFGYEPDEIIGRPLHTIAEGERARLLTDGARAVLASRQPQRLELAFRVRPAASFEADAALSPIFDDQDKTQGLVCSLHDISTRKELERQLRQTLEHERELARIRARFISMASHEFRTPLAVIQATSDILRKYEHRLTPEQKEEEFQRISAAIRGMIELLDDVLTISRGEVGSFSFEPETLDLVVFCQSLVEEYQRTLGTGHEMVFEHNGQRTQLVADARHLRHMLGNLLSNAIKYSPSGSAITCSLAFTPQSAIIRVADQGIGIPQEDVARLFQSFYRAGNVGEVPGTGLGLVIARQSAELHGGTIAVDSVEGEGTTFIITLPLSTRPQDRNNTPA, via the coding sequence ATGGTAGACCGGATTTTGCTCATCTCCGAGCATAAAAAGAACCAACGCCTGCTAAGCGCTCTACTCGAACAAAAGTACCGCGTGTTACTTGGCGCCGCCGATCATCTGCCCGTGGAGCCGTTCGATCTGGCGCTCGTCGACGGCGTGGGGCTGACCCAGCTTGCCGACAAGCTGGCCGCGCTCAAGGGGGCCGTTGCGCCGGTGTTTCTGCCAGTATTGCTCGTCTCGACGCGCCAGGACGTGGGTCTGATCACGCGACACCTGTGGCGCACGGTGGACGAAATCGTATACCAGCCGGTGCAGAAGATCGAGCTGCTGGCGCGGATCGAAATCCTGCTGCGTGCCCGGCGCTTTTCAGTCGGCCTGCGCCAATCGAAGGAGCGCGCCGAGGTCATTCTGAACAGCAGCAGCGACGTGGTGATTCTGGCCGACAACGACGGCGTGATCCAGCAGGTCAATGCGCGCTTCAGAGATGTCTTCGGCTACGAGCCGGACGAGATCATCGGGCGGCCTCTGCACACGATTGCGGAGGGCGAGCGGGCCCGGCTGCTGACTGACGGCGCGCGTGCGGTCCTGGCTTCACGCCAGCCGCAACGCCTCGAGCTCGCGTTCCGCGTCCGTCCGGCGGCGTCCTTCGAAGCGGACGCCGCGCTGTCACCCATTTTTGACGACCAGGACAAGACGCAGGGGCTGGTGTGCAGCCTGCACGACATCTCGACGCGCAAGGAGCTGGAGCGCCAGTTGCGGCAGACGCTGGAGCACGAGCGCGAGCTGGCGCGCATCCGGGCCCGTTTCATCTCGATGGCCTCGCACGAGTTCCGCACGCCGCTGGCCGTGATCCAGGCGACGAGCGACATCCTGCGCAAGTATGAACACCGCCTGACCCCGGAGCAGAAAGAAGAGGAGTTTCAACGCATTTCGGCGGCGATTCGCGGCATGATCGAGCTGTTGGACGACGTGCTGACCATCAGCCGGGGCGAAGTCGGCAGTTTTAGCTTCGAGCCTGAAACGCTCGATCTGGTGGTGTTCTGCCAGTCGCTGGTCGAAGAATACCAGCGCACGCTGGGCACGGGGCACGAGATGGTCTTTGAGCACAACGGCCAGCGTACACAACTCGTCGCGGATGCGCGGCACCTGCGGCATATGCTCGGCAATCTGCTGTCTAATGCGATCAAGTACTCGCCGTCAGGCAGCGCGATCACCTGCTCGCTGGCCTTCACGCCGCAGTCCGCGATTATCCGCGTGGCGGACCAGGGCATCGGCATCCCGCAGGAAGACGTAGCCAGGCTGTTCCAGTCGTTTTACCGGGCGGGGAATGTGGGCGAGGTACCCGGCACCGGCCTGGGACTGGTCATCGCCAGACAGTCGGCGGAGCTGCACGGCGGCACGATCGCGGTGGACAGCGTCGAAGGCGAGGGCACCACGTTCATCATCACGCTGCCGCTTTCGACACGGCCCCAAGACAGAAACAACACCCCTGCCTAG
- a CDS encoding ATPase domain-containing protein, translating to MEGRDIRRLTTGIGALDEILEGGLVPRQAYLVRGGPGTGKITLGLHFLTAGSRAGEATMFITPGEPEDQIRLHAESRGFDLSGITFLDLSPSPEFFTEVEAYDIFSPSEVERAPITERIVEQVKAVQPVRVFIDSMTQFRYLADDAFQFRKQTLSFLRFLVAEGATVLLTSEDSDEIPDDDLQFLCDGIIHLTFSGRNRTLSVTKFRGSSFQSGQHAMRLGQNGVGIFPILLPPKRRCRRRSWIWVDSAPVFERGAGVCASPALPSWSCPPNRALPFKKPASNTAGGAPSSSRWWPGISCISFVPC from the coding sequence ATGGAAGGTCGTGACATTCGCCGTTTGACGACAGGCATTGGCGCCCTGGATGAGATCCTTGAGGGAGGGCTAGTTCCGCGTCAAGCCTACCTCGTGCGGGGTGGACCAGGCACGGGCAAGATCACGTTAGGACTGCACTTTTTGACGGCGGGCAGCCGGGCTGGCGAGGCGACGATGTTCATTACGCCGGGCGAACCGGAGGACCAGATCCGCCTGCATGCGGAGAGCCGGGGATTCGACCTGAGCGGCATCACCTTCCTCGACCTTAGCCCGTCACCCGAATTCTTCACCGAAGTTGAAGCCTACGATATTTTTTCGCCGTCCGAAGTCGAGCGCGCGCCGATCACCGAGCGCATCGTCGAGCAGGTGAAGGCCGTCCAGCCGGTGCGCGTGTTTATCGACTCGATGACGCAGTTCCGTTACCTGGCCGACGACGCGTTCCAGTTCCGCAAGCAGACCCTGTCGTTTCTGCGCTTCCTGGTCGCGGAAGGCGCGACGGTCCTGCTGACCTCCGAGGACAGCGACGAGATCCCTGATGACGACCTGCAATTTCTCTGCGACGGCATCATCCATCTGACGTTTTCCGGGCGCAACCGGACGCTGTCGGTGACTAAGTTTCGCGGGTCCAGCTTCCAGAGCGGCCAGCACGCGATGCGGCTCGGCCAGAACGGTGTCGGCATTTTCCCAATTCTGCTGCCGCCCAAACGCCGGTGTCGCCGGCGCTCCTGGATCTGGGTGGATTCGGCCCCGGTGTTTGAGCGCGGTGCAGGCGTCTGCGCCAGTCCGGCACTCCCTTCCTGGTCATGTCCCCCAAACAGAGCGCTGCCGTTCAAAAAGCCAGCCTCGAACACGGCGGGCGGGGCACCCTCGTCAAGCCGCTGGTGGCCAGGGATCTCCTGCATCTCATTCGTACCATGCTGA
- a CDS encoding aminopeptidase, which yields MYEDLAPRMADVLTAYSVPVQEGDYVGIVASTAAEPLIVALYEAVLRRGGNPSVHAMLPGLSDLYYRLADEHQLDFMDPVPYYAIGEYDVLYQIIASTNKKAQTSIDPQRVARSQKANRPYIERYFERIEDKSLRWNICAWPTQAAAQEAEMSLLAYTEFIYNACGLNHADPVGYWEGVKTRQQKLVEWLADKSHGHYTGPGIDITFEFGGRTWINSWGENNFPSGEIFTSPIEDSVNGTVAFSFPTVYGGREINGVRLTLRDGKVVEASAEKGEEFLLSQLDMDDGARTVGEIAIGTNRGIQQFVGETLFDEKIGGSIHMALGQGFEEAGGSNKSAVHWDMVHNMRDGGEIIIDGELFYRSGDFLVE from the coding sequence ATGTACGAAGATCTCGCGCCCCGGATGGCAGACGTGCTCACGGCATACAGCGTGCCGGTCCAGGAGGGCGACTATGTGGGAATTGTGGCGAGCACGGCAGCGGAACCGCTGATCGTCGCGCTGTACGAAGCGGTGCTGCGGCGCGGCGGAAATCCGTCTGTGCATGCCATGCTGCCGGGCCTGAGCGATCTGTATTATCGTCTGGCCGACGAGCACCAGCTTGACTTCATGGACCCCGTGCCGTACTACGCGATCGGCGAGTACGACGTGCTGTACCAGATCATCGCGTCCACCAACAAGAAGGCCCAGACCAGCATCGATCCGCAGCGCGTGGCGCGCAGCCAGAAGGCCAACCGCCCGTACATCGAGCGCTACTTCGAGCGCATCGAGGACAAGTCCTTGCGCTGGAATATCTGCGCGTGGCCGACCCAGGCCGCCGCGCAGGAGGCCGAGATGAGCCTGCTGGCCTACACCGAGTTCATTTACAACGCCTGTGGGCTGAACCACGCCGACCCGGTCGGTTATTGGGAGGGCGTGAAGACGCGCCAGCAGAAACTGGTCGAGTGGCTGGCGGACAAGAGTCATGGGCACTACACGGGGCCGGGCATCGACATCACTTTCGAGTTTGGCGGGCGCACCTGGATCAACTCGTGGGGCGAGAACAACTTCCCCAGCGGCGAGATCTTCACCAGCCCGATCGAGGATTCGGTCAACGGCACGGTCGCGTTCAGTTTCCCGACCGTCTATGGCGGGCGCGAGATCAACGGCGTGCGCCTGACGCTGCGCGACGGCAAGGTGGTCGAGGCCAGCGCGGAAAAGGGCGAGGAATTCCTGCTCAGCCAGCTCGACATGGACGACGGTGCGCGCACGGTGGGTGAGATCGCCATCGGGACCAACAGGGGCATCCAGCAGTTCGTCGGCGAAACGCTGTTCGACGAGAAGATCGGCGGCTCGATTCACATGGCGCTGGGGCAGGGCTTTGAAGAAGCGGGCGGCTCCAACAAGAGCGCCGTGCACTGGGATATGGTCCACAACATGCGCGACGGCGGCGAGATCATCATCGACGGCGAGCTGTTCTACCGCTCTGGCGACTTCCTCGTCGAATAG